In a genomic window of Prosthecochloris marina:
- the clpP gene encoding ATP-dependent Clp endopeptidase proteolytic subunit ClpP: protein MANFNFGFERQAKKMYSGAIEQGINNSLVPMVIETSGRGERAFDIFSRLLRERIIFLGTPIDDHVASLLMAQLLFLESEDPERDIFVYINSPGGSVSAGLGVYDTIQYIRSEVSTVCVGMAASMGAFLLACGAKGKRASLPHSRIMIHQPSGGVQGQETDILIQAREIEKIRKLLEEILASHSGQSVEKIREDSERDRWMNAGEAKAYGIIDQIFDHRPALEKEK, encoded by the coding sequence ATGGCTAATTTTAATTTCGGGTTTGAGCGTCAGGCAAAAAAAATGTATTCGGGCGCGATTGAGCAGGGGATTAACAACAGCCTTGTTCCAATGGTTATAGAAACATCGGGTCGTGGTGAAAGAGCCTTTGATATTTTCTCGAGGCTTCTCAGAGAGCGTATCATTTTTTTGGGGACTCCCATCGACGATCATGTTGCGAGCCTTCTCATGGCTCAGCTGCTTTTCCTTGAGTCGGAGGATCCGGAGCGTGATATCTTTGTTTATATCAATTCACCCGGTGGCAGTGTTTCTGCGGGGCTGGGAGTTTATGATACCATTCAATATATCCGTTCTGAAGTTTCCACCGTCTGTGTTGGCATGGCTGCAAGTATGGGGGCTTTCCTTCTTGCCTGCGGAGCAAAAGGCAAAAGAGCCTCTTTGCCGCATTCAAGGATCATGATTCACCAACCTTCAGGTGGAGTTCAGGGTCAGGAAACCGATATCCTGATCCAGGCACGTGAAATCGAAAAAATCCGCAAACTCCTTGAAGAGATCCTTGCCTCGCACTCTGGACAGAGTGTTGAGAAAATCAGAGAAGATTCCGAGCGGGATCGCTGGATGAATGCAGGGGAAGCCAAGGCATATGGTATCATCGATCAGATTTTCGATCATCGTCCGGCTTTGGAAAAAGAAAAATAA
- the lptG gene encoding LPS export ABC transporter permease LptG: protein MKLLDKYIARQFLSTYVFAAISFTALFILVNLIENIGRFIDKGIGAGKVILYFWSLVPETILLISPLSTLLASLYVTGRMSGASELSAMKAAGISMKQLLMPFFFTALLISTLNILNAGWLHPKAAVEKNRFEMEYFDKKFEAISGNKNLHILESRNRILSIGALDPQQAIGFNVSLETFDGPILVNRIDAKKISYDKTLDRWLFHESSTRIFNENEVLFRENPGKDTLKLSLTASSLRDLGIQPDEMDIIQHYRYIEEKRQAGFSNLGRVVVKFHSKMALPIASVIIILIGVPLSAQKKRSGLAVEFGISLFIGFSYLAIQRTFAIAGYRALMDPVLAAWLPNLLFLGIGIIIYKTANK, encoded by the coding sequence ATGAAACTTCTGGACAAATATATCGCCCGACAGTTCTTATCGACCTATGTTTTTGCTGCGATAAGTTTCACCGCACTGTTCATTCTTGTCAATCTCATTGAGAACATAGGCCGTTTCATCGACAAGGGAATCGGTGCAGGAAAAGTGATCCTGTACTTCTGGAGTCTTGTACCTGAAACCATCTTGCTGATTTCGCCCTTGAGTACCTTACTCGCCTCACTGTATGTAACCGGACGGATGTCCGGAGCCAGTGAGCTATCCGCAATGAAAGCTGCCGGCATCAGCATGAAACAACTCCTCATGCCCTTTTTCTTCACGGCATTGCTCATATCGACCCTCAATATCCTGAATGCAGGCTGGCTGCATCCAAAAGCAGCTGTGGAGAAAAATCGCTTTGAAATGGAATATTTCGACAAGAAATTCGAAGCGATTTCAGGAAACAAAAACCTGCATATCCTTGAATCGCGCAACAGGATTCTCTCCATAGGAGCACTCGATCCTCAACAAGCCATCGGCTTTAATGTATCTCTCGAAACCTTTGACGGCCCGATACTCGTCAATCGTATCGATGCAAAAAAAATCTCCTATGACAAGACTCTTGACCGATGGCTTTTTCATGAATCCAGCACGAGAATCTTCAATGAAAACGAGGTGCTTTTTCGGGAAAACCCGGGAAAAGACACCCTGAAACTCTCTCTTACAGCATCTTCCCTCAGAGACCTCGGTATTCAGCCGGATGAAATGGATATCATTCAGCATTACCGCTACATCGAAGAAAAGCGGCAAGCAGGTTTTTCAAACCTGGGAAGGGTTGTTGTAAAATTTCACAGTAAAATGGCTCTTCCGATAGCATCCGTGATCATCATTCTTATCGGAGTTCCACTCTCCGCCCAAAAAAAACGTAGTGGACTTGCAGTTGAATTCGGCATCAGCCTTTTCATTGGATTCAGCTATCTCGCTATACAGAGGACATTTGCCATTGCCGGGTACCGCGCTTTGATGGACCCGGTTCTCGCTGCATGGTTGCCGAACCTGCTTTTCCTTGGCATCGGCATCATCATTTACAAAACCGCAAACAAATAA
- the thyX gene encoding FAD-dependent thymidylate synthase produces MNVRLIAITNPLIEIQDEKLNPEGLIAYCARVSSPHQETPDYENLLAYCIKNRHWSIFEMVDMTVEIVTSRAISPQILRHRSFVFQEFSQRYAKVQSFETYTPRRQDVKNRQHSINDLDPSTMSWFSDAQEEIRALCVKKYNDALEKGIARECARMLLPLNTQTKLYMKGSVRSWIHYIEVRTDTSTQKEHRDIAEAVKDIFTDQFPVTASALGWT; encoded by the coding sequence ATGAACGTTCGTCTGATTGCCATAACAAATCCTCTCATTGAAATACAGGACGAAAAACTTAATCCGGAAGGCCTGATAGCATACTGCGCAAGAGTTTCAAGCCCGCATCAGGAAACCCCCGATTACGAAAATCTGCTTGCATATTGTATCAAAAACCGCCATTGGAGCATCTTTGAAATGGTTGACATGACGGTTGAAATTGTAACGTCCAGGGCAATATCTCCACAGATTTTGCGACATCGCAGCTTCGTGTTTCAGGAATTTTCTCAGCGCTATGCAAAAGTTCAGAGTTTTGAGACTTACACCCCGAGAAGACAGGACGTGAAAAACCGGCAGCACTCGATCAATGATCTTGACCCGTCAACAATGAGCTGGTTTTCCGATGCACAGGAGGAAATTCGCGCTCTTTGCGTAAAAAAGTATAACGACGCACTGGAAAAAGGTATCGCCAGAGAGTGCGCGAGAATGCTACTGCCACTGAACACACAAACGAAGCTTTACATGAAGGGATCGGTCAGGAGCTGGATTCACTACATAGAGGTCCGAACGGATACTTCTACGCAGAAAGAGCATCGAGATATTGCCGAAGCCGTCAAGGACATATTCACCGACCAGTTTCCGGTTACCGCATCTGCTCTGGGCTGGACCTAA
- the accD gene encoding acetyl-CoA carboxylase, carboxyltransferase subunit beta, which yields MVWFKRAKPSIRTKDRRDIPEGLWRKCDSCGAALHKKQVEDNLYTCCECGHHFRISPGKYFSLLFDEKKYEEFSASLRAADPLVFSDTKKYPNRVSDAIEKSGKTEACRNAVGTIGGHQAVISAMDFGFIGGSMGSVVGEKIAQAVDKSIELDAPLIIVSQSGGARMMEGAFSLMQMAKTSARLFRLQERNIPYISLMTDPTMGGTSASYAMLGDVNISEPKALIGFAGPRVIKDTIKRDLPEGFQRAEFLLEHGFLDMIVHRRDLKGRISQLLDHFAA from the coding sequence ATGGTCTGGTTTAAACGGGCAAAACCTTCGATACGCACCAAAGACAGACGAGATATTCCGGAAGGTCTCTGGCGAAAATGCGATAGCTGTGGAGCTGCTCTCCACAAGAAACAGGTGGAAGACAATCTTTATACATGTTGTGAATGCGGACACCATTTCAGAATATCACCTGGCAAATATTTTTCGCTTCTTTTCGACGAGAAAAAGTATGAGGAATTCAGTGCTTCCTTGCGAGCTGCCGATCCGCTTGTTTTTTCCGATACGAAGAAGTATCCCAACAGGGTGTCGGATGCCATCGAGAAGAGCGGTAAAACAGAAGCCTGCAGGAATGCGGTAGGGACAATAGGTGGTCATCAGGCTGTGATTTCGGCAATGGATTTCGGATTTATAGGGGGATCTATGGGATCTGTTGTCGGCGAAAAAATCGCACAAGCAGTCGATAAAAGCATTGAACTCGACGCACCACTCATCATTGTTTCACAATCAGGCGGAGCTCGCATGATGGAAGGAGCGTTCAGCCTTATGCAGATGGCCAAAACTTCCGCAAGGCTTTTTCGGCTTCAAGAGAGGAACATTCCTTACATCTCTCTCATGACCGATCCAACCATGGGGGGGACGAGTGCGTCCTATGCCATGCTTGGAGACGTTAACATCAGTGAGCCCAAAGCACTTATCGGGTTTGCGGGTCCAAGGGTTATCAAGGATACTATAAAACGTGATCTCCCGGAGGGTTTTCAAAGGGCGGAATTTCTGCTTGAGCACGGCTTTCTTGATATGATCGTGCACCGAAGAGATCTCAAGGGCCGTATTTCACAGCTTCTCGATCATTTTGCGGCTTAG
- a CDS encoding valine--tRNA ligase, which produces MSANLEKTYNHHEVERRWSSAHWESEGIFDAESFRVLDEGKVPYTVLMPPPNVTGSLTLGHVLNHTLQDIFIRYQRMSGKEALWLPGTDHAGIATQTVVERKLREKDISRYDLGRKEFLEHVWKWRDVYGGLILKQLRKLGISCDWRRNLFTMDESASKAVRHTFVTLYRDGLIYRGKRIINWCPVSQTALSDEEVIMKPRKDKLVYVRYQLAKRPGEYITVATVRPETILADVAIAVNPDDTRYADLIGELAIVPVAGRHVPVIADDYVDKEFGTGALKITPAHDPNDFEVAGRHNLPILSVVGRDGKMVDDFGYAGLDRFDAREKIIEDLEKRGNLVKVEEYEHNVGYSERADVVVEPYLSEQWFVKMKPLAEKALQVVNEGKIRFHPSHWISTYRHWMENIRDWCISRQLWWGHRIPAWYDEDGKIWVAESYEEACHLAGTDKLIQDEDVLDTWFSSWLWPLTTLGWTGEHDDNEDLRAFYPTETLVTAPDIIFFWVARMIMAGLYFKHEVPFRDVYFTSIIRDMKGRKLSKSLGNSPDPLKVMDAYGTDALRFTIVYIAPLGQDVLFGEEKCEFGRNFATKIWNASRLVFMQREKVFDSIDEFAEAYLRFTPDPGSLSDAQRWILGRYHEMLSSYHKAFAQFRMNDITRIVYDFFRSDYCDWYLETLKIELAEETDKSRKRHAVSLAVYLLEGVLKALHPVMPFITEEIWHHILQRQTTESIALSAMPQSDEYWTGDEKVHSFASVQKVVSEARSLRAVFGVPHDMKASLIISSPDESARRTFAANAHILTQMTGCSVDVSEGGLRPPHSASSVIDGDELFMPLEGLISFDKEIARLEKELENVSSYVKRMEKKLSNKGFVDNAPAEVIEGEQRKLGEAKSNLEKLQANLNVLCD; this is translated from the coding sequence ATGAGTGCAAATCTCGAAAAAACGTATAACCATCATGAGGTGGAGCGCCGCTGGAGCAGCGCCCACTGGGAAAGCGAAGGCATTTTTGATGCGGAAAGCTTCAGGGTTCTCGATGAGGGCAAGGTGCCCTATACAGTGCTCATGCCGCCTCCGAACGTCACCGGGAGTCTTACACTCGGTCATGTCCTGAATCATACTCTCCAAGATATTTTTATCCGGTATCAGCGCATGTCCGGAAAAGAAGCACTATGGCTTCCAGGTACGGATCATGCCGGTATCGCTACCCAGACTGTGGTGGAAAGAAAGCTCCGTGAAAAAGACATTTCGCGTTACGACCTCGGACGCAAAGAATTTCTCGAGCATGTCTGGAAATGGAGGGATGTGTACGGTGGGCTGATTCTCAAACAGCTTCGCAAGCTCGGTATTTCATGTGACTGGCGCCGGAACCTTTTTACCATGGATGAAAGTGCTTCCAAGGCTGTTCGGCACACCTTCGTTACCCTGTATCGGGATGGTTTGATCTATCGCGGCAAGCGCATCATCAACTGGTGTCCGGTTTCCCAGACTGCTCTTTCCGACGAAGAAGTGATCATGAAGCCGAGGAAGGATAAGCTTGTCTATGTTCGATACCAGCTTGCCAAACGGCCTGGAGAGTATATCACTGTTGCAACCGTAAGGCCTGAAACCATTCTTGCAGATGTCGCCATAGCTGTCAACCCCGACGATACCCGTTACGCCGATTTGATCGGAGAACTGGCGATCGTTCCTGTTGCTGGCCGGCACGTTCCGGTCATTGCCGATGATTATGTCGATAAGGAGTTCGGGACAGGCGCGCTTAAAATAACCCCGGCACACGATCCCAATGACTTTGAGGTTGCCGGCCGGCATAACCTGCCGATCCTCAGTGTTGTCGGTAGGGATGGAAAGATGGTCGATGACTTTGGTTATGCGGGTCTTGACCGGTTTGATGCCAGGGAAAAAATTATTGAAGACCTCGAGAAGAGGGGTAATCTTGTAAAGGTCGAAGAGTATGAGCACAATGTAGGGTATTCCGAAAGAGCTGACGTTGTGGTTGAGCCTTATCTTTCCGAGCAGTGGTTCGTCAAGATGAAGCCCCTTGCCGAAAAAGCGTTACAAGTTGTCAACGAAGGCAAGATACGTTTTCATCCATCACACTGGATCAGCACCTACCGTCACTGGATGGAAAACATCCGTGATTGGTGTATATCCCGGCAGCTCTGGTGGGGGCACAGGATTCCGGCATGGTATGATGAGGATGGAAAAATCTGGGTTGCGGAGTCTTATGAAGAGGCCTGTCATCTGGCAGGGACCGACAAGTTGATCCAGGATGAAGATGTGCTTGATACATGGTTTTCTTCATGGCTTTGGCCGCTGACCACCTTGGGCTGGACTGGAGAGCATGATGACAATGAAGACCTTCGGGCTTTTTATCCGACAGAGACGTTGGTGACCGCTCCGGATATCATTTTTTTCTGGGTTGCCAGAATGATCATGGCTGGCCTGTATTTCAAGCATGAGGTGCCTTTCAGGGATGTTTACTTTACCAGTATCATCAGAGACATGAAAGGCAGGAAACTTTCCAAGTCTCTCGGCAATTCGCCGGATCCTCTGAAGGTGATGGATGCCTATGGAACAGATGCACTCCGCTTCACCATTGTCTATATAGCTCCTCTTGGGCAGGATGTATTGTTCGGTGAGGAAAAGTGCGAGTTCGGTAGAAACTTCGCCACCAAGATCTGGAATGCATCGCGTCTCGTTTTCATGCAGCGTGAAAAAGTTTTCGATTCAATCGATGAGTTTGCTGAGGCGTACCTGCGTTTTACACCGGATCCCGGTTCGTTATCCGATGCTCAGCGCTGGATACTCGGGCGTTATCATGAGATGCTCAGTTCCTACCACAAGGCGTTTGCGCAGTTCAGGATGAACGATATTACCAGAATTGTCTATGATTTTTTCCGCAGTGATTACTGTGACTGGTACCTTGAAACGCTGAAAATCGAGCTGGCCGAAGAGACCGATAAGTCGAGAAAGCGGCATGCAGTCTCCCTTGCGGTTTATCTGCTCGAAGGGGTTCTGAAAGCACTTCATCCGGTCATGCCTTTCATCACTGAAGAGATTTGGCATCATATTCTCCAGCGGCAAACCACTGAAAGCATTGCTTTATCCGCCATGCCGCAATCGGATGAGTACTGGACCGGCGATGAAAAGGTGCACAGCTTTGCATCTGTCCAGAAGGTTGTTTCAGAGGCGCGTAGCCTTCGTGCGGTTTTCGGTGTTCCTCATGATATGAAGGCAAGTCTCATCATCAGCTCGCCCGATGAGAGCGCAAGGAGAACATTTGCTGCCAACGCACATATTCTGACGCAGATGACGGGATGCAGCGTCGATGTATCCGAAGGTGGTTTACGACCGCCTCATTCTGCGAGTTCCGTTATCGATGGTGATGAACTTTTTATGCCTCTCGAAGGGTTAATTTCGTTTGATAAAGAGATTGCTCGTCTCGAAAAAGAACTGGAGAATGTTTCTTCTTACGTGAAACGAATGGAGAAAAAGCTTTCTAACAAGGGCTTTGTCGATAACGCTCCTGCAGAGGTGATCGAGGGTGAACAGAGAAAGTTGGGTGAGGCGAAAAGTAATCTCGAAAAACTTCAGGCAAACCTTAATGTTCTGTGTGACTGA
- a CDS encoding SAM hydrolase/SAM-dependent halogenase family protein, whose product MQQPNPLIVLMTDFGLQDHYVGVMKGVIAGISPLARIIDLTHGIAPQNILQGSLQLGLSAPYFPDGTVFVAVVDPGVGTSRNAITLVTEKQVFVAPDNGLLSSVMNMHRIDACYAITNPSCMLAVQSTTFHGRDVFAPAAAHLSNGIDPATLGNSVNPEHCVRIPLPENSTPDGGLSWQGKILYADIYGNLITSFTDDLLRKKGKKAAGIYVKNGNFLPLRRTYGEVAEGEPLVYRGSSGFLEIAVRNANASQSLGLKPGDNIELKLKPENTQT is encoded by the coding sequence ATGCAACAGCCCAATCCCCTCATAGTTCTCATGACCGATTTCGGGCTTCAGGACCATTATGTCGGTGTGATGAAAGGAGTGATTGCCGGCATTTCCCCTCTTGCCAGGATTATAGACCTGACCCACGGCATTGCGCCCCAGAATATATTGCAGGGATCTTTACAACTCGGCTTATCCGCTCCCTACTTTCCTGACGGAACGGTTTTTGTAGCGGTCGTTGATCCCGGAGTCGGGACAAGCAGAAACGCTATCACGCTCGTGACCGAAAAACAAGTCTTCGTCGCACCCGACAACGGGTTGTTGAGTTCAGTCATGAATATGCACAGAATCGATGCCTGTTACGCTATAACCAACCCGTCCTGCATGCTTGCCGTGCAAAGCACAACGTTTCACGGAAGAGATGTTTTTGCCCCTGCCGCCGCACACCTTTCCAACGGCATCGACCCGGCAACCCTTGGAAACAGTGTCAACCCCGAACACTGTGTTCGGATTCCGCTTCCTGAAAACAGCACGCCCGACGGGGGACTCTCATGGCAGGGAAAAATTCTTTACGCCGATATCTACGGTAATCTCATAACCTCATTTACCGATGACCTACTCAGAAAAAAAGGGAAAAAAGCTGCCGGTATATATGTGAAAAACGGAAATTTTCTACCATTGCGGCGAACTTACGGGGAGGTAGCTGAAGGGGAACCATTGGTTTACAGAGGCAGCAGCGGGTTTCTTGAAATAGCGGTTCGAAACGCTAACGCCTCACAATCGCTTGGCCTGAAACCCGGTGATAACATCGAACTGAAACTTAAACCGGAAAATACACAAACCTAA
- a CDS encoding sigma-70 family RNA polymerase sigma factor — MRQLKISKQITNRESLSLDRYLQEIGKYELLTAEDEVKLTKAIKEGYDMPVDTPEYKRAKRALDKLIKGNLRFVVSVAKQYQNQGLTLGDLINEGNLGLIKAAKRFDETRGFKFISYAVWWIRQSILQALAEQSRIVRLPLNRVGTLNKISKAYSQLEQEYERDPNTKELANLLDMDSQDVADTLKIAGRHVSVDAPFAQGDDNRLLDVLQNDGHKPDHGLTRDSLTLEVERSLSVLAPREADVIRSYFGIGMENPLTLEEIGEKFKLTRERVRQIKEKAIRRLRQSAYSKVLKEYIGS; from the coding sequence ATGAGGCAACTGAAAATAAGCAAACAAATCACCAATCGTGAGAGTCTTTCTCTTGATCGTTATTTACAGGAGATCGGAAAATATGAGCTTCTAACAGCGGAAGATGAGGTGAAGCTTACCAAGGCGATCAAGGAAGGCTATGACATGCCTGTCGATACGCCGGAATACAAACGCGCAAAGCGTGCATTGGACAAGCTTATCAAGGGAAACCTTCGTTTTGTTGTGTCCGTAGCCAAACAATACCAGAACCAGGGCTTGACGCTTGGGGATCTGATTAACGAAGGAAATCTCGGTCTCATCAAGGCGGCAAAACGTTTTGATGAAACCAGGGGGTTCAAGTTCATTTCCTATGCGGTCTGGTGGATTCGCCAGTCAATTCTTCAGGCTCTTGCCGAACAATCGAGGATTGTGCGTCTCCCCCTGAACCGTGTCGGAACACTCAACAAGATCAGCAAGGCTTACAGTCAGCTTGAGCAGGAGTATGAAAGGGATCCCAATACGAAAGAGCTTGCAAATCTACTCGATATGGACTCCCAGGATGTTGCCGATACCCTGAAAATTGCCGGTCGTCATGTATCCGTGGATGCACCTTTTGCACAGGGAGACGATAACCGTTTGCTCGATGTTCTGCAGAACGACGGGCACAAACCCGATCACGGTCTGACACGTGACTCGCTGACCCTCGAGGTTGAACGTTCACTCTCGGTCCTCGCTCCACGTGAAGCCGATGTTATCCGTTCTTATTTTGGTATAGGAATGGAAAATCCCCTTACACTTGAGGAGATCGGGGAGAAATTCAAGCTTACCCGCGAAAGGGTGCGTCAGATCAAGGAGAAGGCTATCCGGAGGCTTCGCCAGTCCGCGTACAGTAAAGTTCTTAAAGAGTATATCGGCAGTTAG
- a CDS encoding BamA/TamA family outer membrane protein — protein sequence MSKTRFLIPLLFCSCLLVLTGHTPLLAQNQVTVYPDTLTFPLKRHAIAYHMRPARKSVGLALSGGGANGMAQIGVLKALEEENIPIDAIVGTSIGAVVGGLYSTGYNAADLEKIALEVPWEDLLSLDNDAPRASTFLEHQKIRDRATIAIRFENFKLVIPKSLSSAQKLTRVLDLLTMNALYHPAGSFTTLPTSFKAVTTDLVSGKRITLFDGTLSEAMLASSTIPVIFEPIELGEHKLADGGLVANLAVDELEKAHLDYKIGVDTRGSMYTLAEDIDIPWQAADQTMTILIELQYPRQLEKADLVIAPDVGNNPAIDFSKLPEIINAGYKSGKALAPKIRQDISLPTRKKTALAPYKKSIRITGAGKEALKNYHPAGEIIRNASYVEEALKELLETDRFTKVYATIDHKAREIVFFCETPPSFDNVKLINAVVPFEKNEIDSCFSNLMLKDYTNEEGSEALEKLLKLFREKGYPLIDIERADVQKGTLCVWLSDGKISTLAISQDKNITRPTPIMRELAIDTSKALRLEDLEHSIDNLFGTGAFNRVSIGISGKDSLSETTSNNRTLRIRLNEKPSNVLRLGVRYDETYDAQAMIDFRNENLYGTANSIGGWGKIGKNNSSANLEFNMPRIGATNLTFTTKLFYDQRNLDIRNVRYSKEFFFSDSGQEKKFSIQEFGVTSSFGTRIGKSSQLLFDMTAKNSQTYDKESEDFETQNIDIASASFEFALDTRDNSFLPTKGRHTNLRYTFTPEILNDQTFWQAHLEHEENISFSEQVSGQLGFSLGFSSEGLPFSEMFFLGGAGSPYSRRFIGLQENDLIGRNVASAGANFRYSPPFDIIFPSSFLLYYNAGNVWQNRSEMSAEDIIHGFGAGLNWNTPLGPASFTAGKAFIFDDDKNGDDDSGIRFAETVFYFNFGHEF from the coding sequence TTGTCCAAAACCAGATTTCTCATCCCCCTGTTGTTCTGCAGTTGTCTTCTGGTCCTGACCGGCCATACTCCTCTTCTTGCTCAAAACCAGGTAACCGTGTATCCGGATACTCTCACGTTTCCTCTCAAACGTCATGCTATTGCCTACCATATGCGACCTGCCAGAAAATCCGTTGGCCTTGCACTTTCGGGCGGAGGAGCAAACGGTATGGCCCAAATAGGTGTCCTCAAAGCACTGGAAGAAGAAAACATCCCGATAGACGCCATCGTCGGAACAAGCATAGGAGCCGTTGTAGGAGGTCTTTACAGTACAGGGTACAATGCAGCGGATCTCGAAAAAATCGCGCTGGAAGTTCCCTGGGAGGACCTCCTTTCCCTGGATAACGACGCGCCAAGGGCAAGCACATTCCTCGAACACCAGAAAATCCGAGACAGAGCGACTATCGCTATACGTTTCGAGAATTTCAAGCTGGTTATCCCGAAATCCCTGAGTTCAGCCCAAAAGTTGACCAGAGTTCTCGACCTTCTGACAATGAACGCCCTGTACCATCCTGCAGGATCTTTCACAACCCTTCCGACCTCTTTCAAAGCGGTCACAACCGACCTGGTTTCAGGCAAACGCATAACCCTTTTCGATGGGACGCTTTCCGAGGCAATGCTTGCCAGCAGCACTATCCCTGTCATCTTCGAACCCATAGAGCTCGGCGAACACAAACTTGCCGACGGCGGACTTGTAGCGAACCTTGCGGTTGATGAGCTTGAAAAAGCTCATCTCGATTATAAAATCGGTGTAGATACAAGAGGCAGCATGTACACTCTTGCAGAAGATATCGACATCCCATGGCAGGCTGCCGATCAGACTATGACCATTCTGATCGAGTTACAGTATCCGCGCCAGCTCGAAAAAGCGGACCTGGTAATTGCTCCGGATGTCGGCAACAACCCGGCAATCGATTTCTCGAAGCTTCCGGAAATTATCAATGCCGGCTATAAAAGCGGAAAAGCTCTCGCCCCTAAAATCCGTCAGGATATTTCACTGCCCACCCGGAAAAAAACAGCACTCGCTCCTTATAAAAAATCCATAAGAATCACCGGTGCAGGGAAAGAGGCATTGAAAAACTATCACCCTGCAGGCGAAATCATACGAAACGCATCATACGTTGAAGAAGCATTGAAAGAATTGCTTGAAACCGATCGTTTTACGAAAGTGTATGCTACAATCGATCATAAAGCCAGGGAAATTGTATTTTTCTGTGAAACTCCGCCTTCATTCGACAACGTCAAACTCATCAATGCTGTCGTCCCCTTTGAAAAAAATGAAATCGACAGCTGCTTCAGCAACCTGATGCTGAAAGATTACACCAACGAAGAAGGGAGCGAGGCCCTCGAAAAACTCCTCAAACTGTTCAGGGAAAAAGGGTACCCGCTTATTGACATTGAACGTGCCGATGTCCAAAAAGGAACCCTTTGCGTATGGTTGTCCGACGGAAAAATTTCCACACTTGCCATTTCTCAGGACAAAAACATCACACGTCCAACCCCCATCATGCGGGAACTGGCAATAGATACATCGAAAGCCCTGAGGCTCGAGGACCTTGAACATTCGATCGACAACCTATTCGGAACAGGCGCCTTCAACCGCGTTTCGATCGGCATCTCAGGAAAAGACTCTCTTTCCGAAACGACGAGCAACAATCGCACACTCAGGATAAGGTTGAATGAAAAGCCCTCGAACGTACTGCGTCTTGGCGTACGATATGACGAAACATACGATGCTCAAGCCATGATTGATTTCAGAAACGAAAACCTTTATGGAACGGCAAATTCAATTGGCGGATGGGGAAAAATCGGAAAAAACAACAGCAGCGCCAATCTTGAATTCAATATGCCGAGAATCGGCGCTACCAATCTGACGTTTACAACAAAATTGTTTTACGACCAGCGCAACCTGGATATACGTAACGTCCGGTATTCGAAAGAATTTTTCTTCTCCGACTCCGGGCAGGAAAAGAAATTCAGCATACAAGAGTTCGGTGTGACCTCCTCTTTCGGGACCAGAATCGGAAAAAGCAGTCAATTACTGTTTGATATGACTGCGAAGAACAGTCAAACGTACGACAAAGAAAGTGAAGATTTTGAAACTCAAAACATCGACATAGCTTCGGCTTCCTTCGAGTTTGCTCTTGACACCAGGGACAACTCTTTTCTGCCAACCAAAGGAAGGCACACCAATCTGCGCTACACATTCACGCCGGAAATCCTCAATGACCAAACGTTCTGGCAGGCCCACCTGGAACATGAGGAAAACATTTCATTCAGTGAACAAGTCTCCGGCCAGCTCGGATTCTCTCTTGGCTTCAGCAGCGAAGGCCTGCCTTTTTCGGAAATGTTTTTCCTGGGGGGAGCAGGCAGTCCTTACAGCCGCAGATTCATCGGCTTGCAAGAAAACGACCTCATCGGCAGAAACGTCGCTTCCGCTGGAGCCAATTTCCGTTACAGCCCTCCATTCGACATCATCTTTCCTTCTTCATTCCTGCTCTACTACAATGCAGGCAATGTTTGGCAAAACAGATCTGAAATGTCAGCCGAGGACATCATCCATGGTTTCGGCGCAGGCCTGAACTGGAATACGCCCCTTGGACCTGCCAGCTTCACTGCAGGTAAAGCGTTCATCTTCGATGATGATAAAAACGGCGATGACGATTCGGGAATACGTTTTGCGGAAACCGTTTTTTATTTCAATTTCGGCCATGAGTTCTGA